One window of the Cryptococcus gattii WM276 chromosome E, complete sequence genome contains the following:
- a CDS encoding Hypothetical Protein (Similar to TIGR gene model, INSD accession AAW43535.1), translated as MPMVNTPDLAMIARQGYLQQQQRLAQMGQMGQMGIPNLIPPRGGTPQQGQSSVYMGITPEMREKQAMEAAARETMLREKAMRDAVLNEAAKKRARTKPTPAQQAIARQPGAFQPPISSEQYLKSALTAPPSAPLAVSAASVPGQAAEPIEPWADPLDELDPRELAMARFRKRHEVINEVFGPETVKEIVAVGNWDSWEELEGKKLQQKVEQLEKETEELEKTMEDNIEVFRKRLEDIESGEVASA; from the exons ATGCCCATGGTCAACACTCCAGACCTGGCCATGATTGCTAGACAGGGCTATCTCCAACAGCAACAACGGCTTGCTCAGATGGGTCAAATGGGTCAAATGGGTATTCCCAATTTGATACCTCCTCGCGGGGGAACGCCTCAGCAGGGACAGTCCTCCGTTTATATGGGCATCACTCCGGAGATGCGAGAAAAACAAGCTATGGAAGCTGCTGCTAGGGAAACCATGTTGAGAGAAAAAGCTATGAGGGACGCTGTACTGAATGAAGCAGCTAAGAAGAGGGCTCGA ACCAAACCAACGCCAGCGCAACAAGCGATTGCGCGCCAACCAGGTGCATTCCAGCCACCAATATCCAGCGAACAGTATCTTAAATCTGCCCTCACTGCCCCGCCTTCTGCTCCATTGGCAGTGTCTGCCGCGTCCGTACCAGGACAAGCGGCTGAACCAATAGAGCCGTGGGCCGACCCATTGGATGAACTTGATCCTCGTGAACTTGCCATGGCAAGGTTCAGGAAGAGACACGAGGTCATCAACGAAGTGTTTGGACCGGAAACTGTGAAGGAAATTGTTGCCGTAGGGAACTGGGATTCCTGGGAAGAACTGGAAGGGAAAAAGCTTCAACAAAAGGTAGAGCAGCTTGAAAAAGAAACAGAGGAGCTTGAGAAAACAATGGAGGACAATATCGAGGTGTTCAGGAAGAGGCTAGAAGATATTGAGTCTGGCGAGGTTGCTAGCGCTTAA
- a CDS encoding uncharacterized protein (Similar to TIGR gene model, INSD accession AAW43555.1), with translation MPKRQRLSSSSGSPAKRSTATRHSIADLFPLQEIFLRILSFLSANELAKVQGVSKYWQIMSLDPQLWKRLYLAKYPHPHQSRLIQTPESPKTTSMTVAGSLRPIARLPSRAFPPPSPSRTSSASTSLPGTPGKLEEVKDDNRAEAFGSLDMVGQYVRNDGVDWKMMLRLGTNWSNGNVLSQTTMSLPPSPSPSVHPSEGLPPSVPSSVPPIPNTQHLALFPSFIFTASPDSPLVYCYSAPASHTNSPIGIIPPPPGWSSPSRPDNVTAICADQAVAFPEEGDGERNLPARVAVFYQSGGFVVLSVRLSSSSSSRGVTWVRDAVSPGQSRPPSVRRRMYAQDRGDPIVYASMYSRLLVACSKAFHLSVFDLQSGQLPRRITTMRSDVSFHPATLTLLPFFPGDKDSGQLVADHGTSQSFQAALTYSTPVYPSSWTIAVQEFTILLPPISSLSTPSVSRGPTYHVSPRSTAGEPIWPRKIRPAVGVKGAAKSVGTDGRWCVLAGEGNKVEVFSLPSSSSSPTSTDCDDDIIKHSQTLVTHSSIIASVALASGRCVSGCKDGKVLVWELDDDAEAENSDDGGGERGEMGKTVGYVEVRKGGRRSTWKGASGPYCSQDNTVDKEEGAGHEGLPHPQSISSAARTLFLPQPPKTQNQMEERDGRKEIRCLAFDEEKIVGVVRGGKEEAIKVWNFG, from the exons ATGCCCAAGCGGCAACGCCTCTCGTCGAGCTCCGGCTCTCCGGCAAAACGGTCAACAGCTACTCGCCACTCGATAGCGGACCTCTTTCCACTTCAAGAGATATTCCTAAGAATACTGTCGTTTCTGTCTGCAAATGAGCTTGCCAAGGTTCAAGGAGTCTCTAAGTACTGGCAGATAATGAGTTTGGATCCTCAG TTGTGGAAGAGGTTATATCTCG CCAAATATCCCCATCCACACCAGTCAAGGCTGATACAGACACCAGAGTCACCAAAGACCACATCAATGACCGTAGCCGGTTCCCTGAGGCCGATTGCACGTCTTCCGTCAAGAGcatttcctcctccatctccgTCTAGAACGTCTAGTGCTTCTACTTCTTTACCGGGTACTCCTGGAAAACTAGAAGAAGTGAAAGATGATAATAGAGCAGAAGCGTTTGGCAGTCTGGATATGGTTGGGCAGTACGTAAGAAATGATGGAGTGGACTGGAAAATGATGCTGCGGCTGGGGACGAACTG GTCAAATGGCAATGTTCTATCCCAAACTACCATGTCTTTACCTCCTTCACCATCCCCATCTGTGCACCCATCTGAAGGTTTACCGCCGTCAGTTCCCTCATCAGTCCCACCAATACCCAACACGCAGCATCTTGCCCTGTTTCCTTCCTTTATATTCACCGCTTCTCCTGACTCTCCATTGGTCTACTGCTACTCCGCTCCAGCCTCTCACACTAATAGTCCCATCGGTATTATTCCTCCTCCGCCAGGTTGGAGTTCGCCGTCGAGACCAGATAACGTCACCGCGATATGTGCTGATCAAGCGGTGGCATTCCCTGAAGAGGGGGATGGGGAAAGAAACCTGCCTGCAAGGGTGGCCGTCTTCTATCAATCTGGAGGATTTGTTGTTCTCTCAGTACGCTTgtcttcatcctcgtcaAGCAGAGGTGTCACCTGGGTGCGTGATGCAGTCAGCCCTGGACAATCCCGACCGCCTTCGGTTCGCCGCCGGATGTACGCCCAGGATAGGGGTGATCCCATTGTCTATGCGTCAATGTACAGTCGATTGCTGGTAGCCTGCTCAAAGGCATTTCATCTGAGTGTGTTTGATTTACAATCTGGTCAGTTGCCTCGACGTATAACTACAATGCGGTCAGACGTATCATTCCATCCTGCAACTTTGACCCTTCTGCCATTTTTCCCGGGGGATAAGGACAGCGGTCAACTTGTGGCTGATCACGGCACAAGTCAATCGTTCCAGGCCGCCCTGACGTATTCCACGCCCGTCTATCCCTCATCGTGGACGATCGCCGTTCAAGAATTCACCATTTTACTCCCTCCGATTTCATCCTTATCCACACCTAGCGTGTCTAGAGGACCAACGTACCATGTCTCTCCGAGATCCACGGCTGGAGAACCCATCTGGCCAAGAAAAATACGACCAGCAGTGGGAGTCAAGGGTGCGGCAAAGAGTGTTGGAACGGATGGGCGGTGGTGCGTATTGGCAGGAGAAGGCAATAAGGTCGAGGTGTTTTCgcttccctcctcctcctcctcacccACCTCCACTGATTGCGATGACGATATCATCAAGCACTCCCAAACACTCGTTACGCATTCTTCAATTATTGCATCAGTAGCACTGGCCTCTGGGAGGTGTGTTTCTGGCTGTAAAGACGGAAAAGTTCTCGTCTGGGAGCTGGATGATGATGCGGAAGCGGAGAATAGtgatgatggtggtggagagAGAGGCGAGATGGGCAAAACTGTGGGATATGTTGAAGTTAGAAAAGGAGGACGGCGGAGCACTTGGAAAGGTGCATCTGGTCCTTACTGTTCGCAGGACAATACGGTTGATAAAGAAGAGGGAGCAGGCCACGAGGGTTTGCCACATCCTCAATCCATCTCCTCGGCCGCTCGCAcactctttcttcctcaaccGCCCAAGACACAAAATCagatggaagagagagatggGCGAAAGGAGATTCGTTGCCTTGCGTTCGATGAGGAAAAGATTGTGGGAGTTGTTAGAGGTGGAAAGGAGGAGGCTATCAAGGTCTGGAACTTTGGATAG
- a CDS encoding uncharacterized protein (Similar to TIGR gene model, INSD accession AAW43825.1) yields MTTFRYSIHAFRTYARPTTLSAARATSNTFPPRRCFQNILAPTDADANSPTLTISKLTPRGFILSDNLIIPGGAIFHSGKVLLWDVDPPKQLRAGEKGGLEKVWEGWEEERFGALEMLVPRPEILLLGTGDRAWPAPKRLREYISSLGIQLDVMDSRNAASTYNLLVEEGRRVAAALCPLGPIDPRTGEPR; encoded by the exons ATGACAACTTTCCGCTACTCAATACACGCTTTTCGTACATATGCGCGACCCACCACGCTTTCTGCGGCTCGCGCAACCTCTAACACTTTCCCGCCACGCCGATGCTTCCAGAATATTTTGGCGCCCACCGATGCCGATGCCAACTCTCCCACGCTAACCATCAGTAAACTTACACCTAGAGGATTCATCCTCTCCGACAACCTCATCATACCGGGAGGGGCAATTTTTCATTCTGGTAAAGTCTTACTATGGGACGTTGACCCTCCAAAGCAACTCCGCGCGGGCGAGAAAGGCGGTTTAGAAAAAGTTTGGGAAGggtgggaagaggagaggtTTGGAGCCCTGGAGATGCTTGTACCCAGACCGG AGATACTTTTGCTCGGCACCGGAGACCGGGCGTGGCCGGCGCCGAAACGATTGCGTGAATATATCAGTAGCTTGGGCATCCAGCTTGATGTGATGGATTCA CGGAATGCTGCGTCCACCTACAACCTGCTAGTGGAGGAAGGCCGACGCGTGGCTGCAGCACTGTGTCCTTTGGGTCCCATTGACCCACGCACCGGCGAACCACGGTGA
- a CDS encoding uncharacterized protein (Similar to SGTC gene model, INSD accession EAL20838.1), whose translation MITHMQPHGAAVKRPLYPPRPPPGIKRKLWEWKIKFDCTFALSVMWPGEQMVIWATFVIITLLVLVYVYNYLPSQIVHTSQRLAYYIHGDETAHFMEQIGRNIVHGWAINMNGKGEPFLK comes from the exons ATGATCACACACATGCAACCTCACGGAGCCGCTGTAAAACGCCCTCTCTATCCCCCAAGGCCCCCTCCTGGCATTAAGCGGAAGCTTTGGGAATGGAA GATCAAATTTGACTGCACCTTTGCTCTTTCTGTAATGTGGCCTGGCGAACAAATGGTGATTT GGGCAACTTTCGTCATCATTACCTTGCTGGTGCTTGTCTATGTTTACAACTATCTTCCCAGTCAGATTGTTCACACCTCTCAGCGACTAGCTTACTATATCCACGGAGACGAAACGGCCCACTTCATGGAGCAGATAGGAAGGAACATTGTTCATGGTTGGGCCATCAATATGAATGGAAAAGGAGAACCATTTCTTAAATGA
- a CDS encoding uncharacterized protein (Similar to SGTC gene model, INSD accession EAL20839.1) — translation MDPWSISIDTLFLILTLLLIPSISRTPQLNVTPPDDLLISPPATPLSPITPASPSSSHLSVPGVDMSSMIPCITFTPDVPEIYPRHRRSSFGSLTKRFGHKRKSRPKSPSPSLSSANSQPGTPIPVVVGVTGEVMAEDMTHRKDVEDAMGVKKKWLMP, via the exons ATGGACCCTTGGTCAATCTCGATCGACACTCTGTTCCTTATTCTTACCCTACTCCTAATACCTTCCATCTCACGGACGCCCCAGCTCAACGTCACCCCACCCGACGATCTCTTGATTTCTCCGCCAGCCACCCCCCTTTCGCCCATCACACCTGCTAGTCCTTCAAGCTCCCATTTGAGTGTACCTGGAGTCGATATGTCTTCTATGATCCCCTGCATTACCTTTACTCCAGACGTACCGGAAATTTACCCGCGTCATAGACGCTCATCGTTTGGTAGCCTCACGAAGCGATTTGGACACAAACGCAAGTCT CGCCCCAAGAGTCCGAGTCCCAGTTTGAGCTCTGCAAACAGCCAGCCTGGAACGCCGATCCCTGTGGTAGTTGGCGTTACTGGGGAAGTTATGGCAGAGGACATGACGCATAGAAAAGATGTCGAAGATGCGATGGGcgtgaagaagaaatggCTAATGCCATAA